The Echeneis naucrates chromosome 23, fEcheNa1.1, whole genome shotgun sequence genome has a segment encoding these proteins:
- the LOC115037096 gene encoding E3 ubiquitin/ISG15 ligase TRIM25-like yields MAAASGPRSDDRFLCSVCLDVFNQPVSTPCGHNFCSTCICMYWDSSDACQCPLCKRTFSTRPQLQINSILWDLVGEFKKQVQIKASDPTPEPQPDADVLCEICCEKKEKAIKSCLTCLTSFCKVHLEPHQRVAGLKSHKLLEPVKNLDDKLCKTHNKITELYCRTDQACICVLCIYTDHKSHCIVPLKEEYETAMAKKDEAITNMLGLVQSQSEKIAEVENSLDDYQKKTENEKEACTQVFTGLIGSIRRSQADLNGVIEERHKAMKQKAEGFLRQLKEEKTELESRISQLQQLSQSEDHHHFLQSFPILSLPLNTDYSNICVDYDLSFEAVRGAMTLLEKSVLTLHEVMEELPEIKMKRMREHPVDLTPHPETAHCSLVMTEDRKQSTNEKLVQPLNLFLPHYRRFPKKKLAKNHLQVMGQGPVLLPARSGSTTPCDPEKGKAVVVAGIC; encoded by the coding sequence ATGGCAGCTGCCAGCGGCCCCCGGTCGGATGACAGGTTCCTGTGTTCGGTTTGTCTGGATGTGTTTAACCAGCCGGTCTCCACGCCGTGTGGTCACAACTTCTGCAGCACCTGTATCTGCATGTATTGGGACAGCAGTGACGCATGCCAGTGTCCATTGTGCAAAAGGACATTTTCCACCAGACCTCAACTCCAAATCAACTCGATCTTGTGGGATTTAGTCGGTGAGTTTAAGAAGCAAGTTCAAATTAAAGCCTCAGATCCAACTCCGGAGCCACAACCTGACGCTGACGTTCTTTGTGAGATCTGCtgtgagaaaaaggagaaggcCATTAAATCTTGCCTGACGTGCCTAACGTCTTTTTGTAAAGTGCACCTCGAGCCACATCAGAGAGTTGCTGGTCTTAAGAGCCACAAATTATTGGAGCCTGTGAAGAATCTGGATGACAAGCTGTGCAAGACACACAACAAGATAACAGAACTGTACTGCAGGACTGACCAGGCCTGTATTTGTGTCTTGTGTATCTATACTGATCACAAGAGTCATTGTATTGTTCCCCTTAAAGAAGAATATGAAACAGCAATGGCAAAAAAAGATGAGGCAATAACAAATATGCTAGGCCTGGTCCAATCACAGTCTGAGAAAATAGCTGAGGTTGAAAACTCCCTTGATGACTAccagaaaaaaactgagaatGAGAAGGAGGCATGCACGCAAGTATTTACTGGCTTAATTGGTTCCATTCGGAGAAGCCAGGCCGATCTGAACGGGGTGATTGAGGAGAGGCACAAGGCAATGAAGCAGAAGGCTGAAGGTTTCCTTAGAcaactgaaagaggaaaaaactgaGCTCGAAAGCAGAATCAGTCAGCTACAGCAGCTGTCACAGTCTGAGGACCATCATCATTTTCTCCAGAGCTTCCCAATCTTGAGCTTACCTTTAAACACAGACTACTCTAACATTTGTGTTGACTACGACCTGTCGTTTGAAGCAGTGAGAGGAGCAATGACTCTGCTGGAAAAGAGCGTTTTGACATTACATGAAGTAATGGAAGAGCTTCctgagataaaaatgaaaagaatgagaGAGCATCCCGTGGACTTGACCCCGCATCCTGAAACAGCACATTGTTCGCTTGTCATGACCGAAGATAGAAAACAATCAACAAATGAGAAACTTGTCCAGcctttaaatttgtttttaccTCACTACAGGAGGTTTCCCAAAAAGAAATTGGCAAAGAATCATCTTCAAGTGATGGGCCAGGGACCTGTCTTATTGCCGGCTAGGAGTGGCTCCACgaccccctgcgacccagaaaaaggaaaagcagtaGTAGTAGCAGGAATCTGTTAA